A single Carnobacterium alterfunditum DSM 5972 DNA region contains:
- the arcD gene encoding arginine-ornithine antiporter produces MEEKKLGLAPLVALVVGSIIGGGIFNLMSDMAVEASVGPVIIGWAIAGIGMAFLAFSFQNLSAKRPDLDAGIYSYAKEGFGKYMGFNSAWGYWLSAFLGNVAYGTLLFSSIGYFFPIFGDGQNFASVIGASIMLWSVHALILKGIETASFINMIVTAAKLIPLAIFFVAMFVAFKLDVFTADFWGTISGDFTFSEVMAQVQGTMLVTVWVFIGIEGAVVFSGRAKNKSDVGKATIIGLVTVISIYLLTTILSMAVLTRPELSELPQPAMAYLLESVVGKWGAILINIGVIISVSGAWLAWTMFAAELPYQAAKQGAFPKFFAKENKNGAPVNSLMFTNILIQIFLFTFLISSRAYNFAFSLASSAILIPYAFTAFYQLKLSLMEKSVTPRRNQNIFIGLVASIYAVWLIYAGGMDYLLLTMFLYAPGIIIYAWVQKENKEKIFTKSEWVAAGVVVALFLVAIFQIINGSIDIGNM; encoded by the coding sequence ATGGAAGAAAAGAAATTAGGTTTGGCTCCTTTAGTTGCCCTAGTTGTAGGATCAATTATTGGTGGTGGAATTTTTAATTTAATGTCAGATATGGCAGTTGAAGCTTCTGTAGGTCCAGTTATTATTGGTTGGGCCATTGCCGGCATAGGTATGGCATTTTTAGCATTTAGTTTTCAGAATTTATCAGCTAAACGCCCTGATTTAGATGCTGGGATTTATAGTTATGCAAAAGAAGGATTCGGGAAATATATGGGATTCAATTCTGCTTGGGGTTATTGGTTATCAGCTTTCTTAGGAAATGTCGCTTATGGGACGTTATTGTTTAGTTCGATCGGGTATTTTTTTCCAATTTTTGGGGATGGTCAAAACTTCGCTTCAGTTATCGGGGCGTCTATCATGTTATGGTCAGTTCATGCACTCATATTAAAAGGGATCGAAACGGCTTCTTTCATCAATATGATCGTTACAGCAGCTAAACTGATTCCATTAGCAATCTTTTTTGTTGCAATGTTTGTAGCCTTTAAATTAGATGTTTTTACAGCTGATTTCTGGGGAACGATTTCAGGAGACTTTACATTCTCAGAAGTAATGGCTCAAGTTCAAGGAACAATGTTAGTAACGGTATGGGTATTTATTGGTATTGAAGGAGCTGTGGTATTCTCCGGCCGTGCCAAGAATAAATCTGACGTTGGGAAAGCAACCATCATTGGTTTAGTGACCGTTATCTCAATTTATTTATTGACAACGATTCTGTCAATGGCCGTCTTAACGAGACCTGAATTGTCAGAATTGCCTCAACCAGCAATGGCTTATTTGTTAGAAAGTGTTGTAGGTAAATGGGGTGCAATATTAATTAATATCGGTGTAATTATTTCTGTATCAGGTGCTTGGCTTGCTTGGACGATGTTTGCGGCTGAATTGCCTTACCAAGCTGCTAAACAAGGTGCCTTTCCTAAGTTCTTTGCTAAAGAAAATAAAAATGGCGCACCAGTCAATTCATTGATGTTCACAAATATATTGATCCAAATATTCCTATTTACCTTCTTGATTAGTTCAAGAGCTTATAATTTTGCCTTTTCACTAGCTTCATCAGCTATTTTGATTCCATATGCATTTACTGCATTCTATCAATTGAAACTTTCATTGATGGAAAAAAGCGTTACACCGCGTCGTAACCAAAATATCTTTATTGGATTAGTAGCAAGTATTTATGCGGTATGGTTGATTTATGCAGGTGGGATGGATTACTTGCTCTTAACAATGTTTTTATACGCACCAGGAATCATCATTTATGCTTGGGTACAGAAAGAAAATAAAGAAAAAATCTTTACTAAAAGTGAATGGGTTGCAGCTGGAGTCGTAGTAGCACTTTTCTTAGTAGCAATCTTCCAAATAATAAATGGTTCAATTGATATAGGTAATATGTAA
- the arcC gene encoding carbamate kinase: protein MGKRKIVVALGGNAILSNDASAQAQQKALEETSEYLVKFIENGDDLVISHGNGPQVGNLLLQQVAADSVKNPAMPLDTCVAMTQGSIGYWMQNALSRALEKRNLTNQVVSLITQVIVDEADPAFKNPSKPIGPFLSEAEAKEEMEKSQAIFKEDAGRGWRKVVPSPKPISIKEHLVINQLVENGVIPITVGGGGIPVVKKGTEIRGIEAVIDKDFASQKLAELIEADLLVILTGVDNVFVNFNKPNQKQLNEVSVEEMKGYIAENQFLPGSMLPKVEAAIAFVENSKGGKAIITSLENIEHVLTEGAGTIITK from the coding sequence ATGGGAAAAAGAAAAATTGTCGTAGCTTTAGGCGGAAATGCTATATTGTCAAACGATGCAAGTGCGCAAGCTCAACAGAAAGCTCTTGAAGAAACATCAGAATACCTAGTTAAATTTATTGAAAATGGGGACGATTTAGTTATTTCTCATGGTAATGGTCCACAAGTAGGGAACTTGTTGTTACAGCAAGTTGCAGCGGATAGTGTTAAAAATCCAGCTATGCCATTAGATACTTGTGTAGCGATGACTCAAGGAAGCATTGGGTACTGGATGCAAAATGCGCTCTCACGTGCATTAGAAAAACGAAATCTAACGAATCAAGTGGTTTCATTGATCACTCAAGTAATAGTAGATGAAGCTGATCCAGCCTTTAAGAATCCAAGCAAGCCAATTGGTCCATTTTTATCTGAAGCAGAAGCTAAAGAAGAAATGGAAAAATCCCAAGCAATTTTCAAAGAAGATGCAGGGAGAGGCTGGCGTAAAGTAGTTCCTTCTCCAAAACCAATCAGTATAAAGGAACATCTTGTGATCAATCAATTGGTTGAGAACGGTGTGATTCCTATTACCGTTGGTGGCGGCGGGATCCCAGTTGTGAAAAAAGGTACCGAAATAAGAGGGATAGAAGCCGTAATTGATAAGGATTTTGCCTCTCAAAAATTAGCAGAATTGATTGAAGCTGATCTGTTGGTTATTTTAACAGGCGTAGATAATGTATTCGTCAATTTCAATAAACCAAATCAAAAACAATTAAATGAAGTATCCGTTGAAGAAATGAAAGGTTATATTGCTGAAAATCAATTTCTTCCGGGAAGCATGTTGCCAAAAGTAGAAGCTGCAATTGCTTTTGTCGAAAACTCAAAAGGTGGAAAAGCAATCATTACTTCTTTAGAAAATATTGAACATGTACTAACAGAAGGAGCAGGCACAATTATTACAAAATGA
- a CDS encoding LacI family DNA-binding transcriptional regulator codes for MVTIKDIAQQAGVAKSTVSRYLNGGSVSKKTKAKLDQIVNETGYTPNTFAQSLKAKKTNMIGTIIPRLDSFATNAILASIDEELRKKQYQLIITNTNQNIEREVENIYTLAKQKVDGIILLATVVTEAHRAAIAAVGIPVLLLGQSAEGLHTIVHQEYEAGFKMGSHAIDLGHKKFLFFTVPEEDKAVGQLRSKGVLDALRKYPDTFIEIIETNFSFSKAYEKAMDVLPATSATYVLCATDNIALAVMKAAHTLGLSIPNDFSLSGFGGYTVASIVTPSITTVKYPYKKLGALSVANIIELVEGKEIVSNLELPNELIKRESTVYLKSSK; via the coding sequence ATGGTGACCATAAAAGATATCGCTCAACAAGCTGGAGTAGCTAAAAGTACTGTTTCAAGGTATCTGAACGGCGGATCAGTCAGTAAAAAGACCAAAGCCAAATTGGATCAAATCGTTAATGAAACGGGCTATACACCGAATACTTTTGCGCAAAGTTTAAAAGCGAAAAAAACAAATATGATTGGTACCATTATTCCACGCTTAGATTCATTTGCAACAAATGCAATCTTAGCGAGTATTGACGAAGAATTAAGAAAGAAACAGTATCAATTGATCATTACAAATACAAATCAAAATATTGAACGTGAAGTGGAAAATATTTATACTTTAGCAAAACAAAAAGTAGATGGAATCATATTATTGGCAACCGTTGTGACTGAGGCTCATAGAGCAGCGATAGCAGCAGTTGGAATACCAGTCTTATTGCTGGGGCAATCGGCAGAAGGGTTACATACGATCGTCCATCAAGAGTATGAAGCTGGTTTCAAGATGGGGAGTCATGCAATTGATTTAGGCCATAAAAAGTTCTTGTTTTTTACGGTACCTGAAGAAGACAAAGCAGTAGGTCAGTTGAGATCAAAAGGTGTTTTAGACGCATTGAGAAAATATCCAGATACTTTTATTGAAATTATTGAAACAAATTTTTCTTTTTCAAAGGCTTACGAAAAGGCTATGGATGTATTACCTGCTACTTCTGCTACGTATGTTCTTTGTGCTACTGATAATATTGCTTTAGCGGTCATGAAAGCAGCACATACATTAGGATTGAGCATCCCAAACGATTTTTCCTTATCAGGATTTGGGGGCTATACAGTCGCATCGATCGTCACACCATCTATAACGACAGTGAAATATCCCTATAAGAAGTTGGGTGCCCTTTCAGTAGCTAATATAATTGAATTAGTTGAAGGGAAAGAGATCGTAAGCAACCTAGAATTACCTAATGAGCTGATCAAAAGAGAGTCAACTGTATATTTAAAAAGTTCGAAGTAA
- a CDS encoding helix-turn-helix domain-containing protein: MTKYSEEFKLQVVQEYLNGPLGFQLLAKKYALSSTTPLNNWVKAYRKLGLDGLKRKQTKAAYSVQFKVDVLHFIKQTGTSYSDTAITFGMNNPSLIANWNQAFQGKGIEGLKPHPKGRPSMTKKPKKQQLKPGTSADCSRQELEREIELLKLENAYLKKLKAFQKNPDVFLEKHKQQWHTNLKKKDSN, from the coding sequence ATGACAAAATATAGTGAAGAATTTAAGTTACAAGTTGTTCAAGAGTATCTAAACGGCCCTTTGGGCTTTCAATTACTAGCGAAGAAATATGCTCTTTCCTCTACAACTCCCCTTAATAATTGGGTAAAGGCATACCGAAAACTTGGTTTGGACGGTTTAAAAAGGAAACAGACGAAAGCAGCTTACTCTGTTCAATTTAAGGTAGATGTATTACACTTTATAAAACAGACAGGCACTTCTTATTCAGATACAGCCATTACCTTCGGCATGAATAATCCTTCCCTTATCGCAAATTGGAATCAAGCTTTCCAAGGCAAGGGAATTGAAGGCCTAAAACCACACCCAAAGGGGCGTCCTTCAATGACTAAAAAACCAAAAAAACAGCAACTGAAACCAGGCACATCAGCAGATTGTTCTAGACAAGAATTAGAACGAGAAATTGAACTACTGAAATTGGAGAATGCCTATTTAAAAAAGTTGAAAGCTTTTCAGAAGAATCCCGACGTCTTTCTCGAAAAGCACAAGCAGCAGTGGCATACGAACTTAAAGAAGAAGGATTCAAACTAA
- a CDS encoding IS3 family transposase codes for MAYELKEEGFKLKDILLVVGIPESTYHYYVKQLKKIDSNQRLKEQIEQLFFQFKERFGYKRITNELKKLGYSVNHKKVYRLMKEMGLKCVKFIRKSRKYNSYKGKVGTIAKNKLNRRFSTSITLQKLVTDVTEFKCTGGEKLYLSPILDLFNSEVIAYGINKRPILDLVMKPLEEAIGMLKEYATVRTTLHSDQGWQYQHNHWVKTLKKNNVFQSMSRKATCADNAAIENFFGILKQEMYHGEKLVSYEELKSRIEEYIEWYNHVRSKAKLAGLSPVEYRIQTSQSAE; via the coding sequence GTGGCATACGAACTTAAAGAAGAAGGATTCAAACTAAAAGATATCCTTCTGGTGGTGGGTATTCCAGAGTCAACCTATCACTATTACGTAAAGCAATTAAAAAAAATAGATAGTAATCAGCGACTAAAAGAACAGATTGAACAACTTTTCTTTCAGTTCAAAGAGCGATTTGGATACAAACGCATTACAAATGAACTGAAGAAACTAGGTTATAGTGTCAATCACAAGAAAGTTTATCGTCTCATGAAAGAAATGGGTTTGAAGTGTGTTAAATTTATTAGAAAATCTCGGAAATATAACTCTTATAAAGGAAAAGTAGGCACTATTGCCAAGAATAAGTTAAATAGACGCTTCTCTACATCCATCACTTTACAGAAGCTCGTCACCGACGTGACAGAGTTTAAATGTACAGGCGGAGAAAAGCTCTACCTTAGTCCTATTCTAGATCTATTTAATAGTGAAGTGATAGCTTATGGAATAAATAAACGACCTATCCTGGACTTAGTGATGAAACCTTTGGAAGAAGCCATCGGCATGCTTAAAGAATACGCCACGGTTCGTACCACTCTTCATTCTGATCAAGGTTGGCAGTATCAGCATAATCATTGGGTCAAAACACTAAAGAAAAATAACGTTTTTCAGAGTATGTCTCGCAAGGCGACTTGTGCAGATAATGCGGCAATAGAAAATTTCTTCGGCATCCTAAAACAAGAAATGTATCATGGGGAGAAATTAGTCAGTTATGAGGAATTGAAATCAAGAATTGAAGAATATATCGAATGGTATAATCATGTTCGATCAAAAGCAAAATTGGCTGGCTTAAGTCCGGTAGAATACCGAATTCAAACCAGCCAATCAGCTGAATAA
- a CDS encoding arginine repressor, giving the protein MKKNKRLFAIKNLILTHDIATQQELMELLKKEGFQSTQATLSRDIKELNLIKVSQLGRTTKYAFYHDVYREKSLYFRLEKALRNYGIKVISVHFLVILLVAPTYPNIIASLIDELKLPAIAGTIASFDTCLIILNTDDDAHLLSEIFSKVIHDQSITDFEKAMSPLVQKQLM; this is encoded by the coding sequence ATGAAGAAAAATAAACGATTATTTGCAATTAAAAATCTTATTCTTACCCACGATATTGCGACACAACAGGAATTGATGGAGCTCCTGAAGAAAGAAGGATTTCAATCTACTCAAGCCACATTATCCAGAGACATAAAAGAATTAAATTTGATCAAGGTAAGTCAATTGGGTCGGACAACGAAATATGCCTTCTACCATGATGTTTATCGTGAAAAAAGTCTTTATTTCAGATTAGAAAAAGCGCTGCGTAATTACGGGATAAAAGTTATATCTGTCCACTTTTTAGTTATACTTCTAGTTGCACCCACATATCCAAATATTATCGCTTCTTTGATCGACGAATTAAAACTGCCAGCAATTGCTGGTACGATCGCTAGCTTCGATACTTGTCTGATTATTTTAAATACAGACGATGACGCTCACTTATTATCCGAAATTTTTTCTAAAGTTATTCACGACCAATCCATCACTGATTTTGAAAAAGCGATGTCTCCCTTAGTACAAAAACAACTTATGTAA
- a CDS encoding organic hydroperoxide resistance protein produces MTESKILYQTTAINTGGRNGESHLPDGSFSVKVSTPKQMGGPGQGSNPEQLFALGYSACFNSALEIMVKQAKIEAVSEVTAEVSLHSDPTDNGVKLSVVLIVAIEGQSLEVTKELAEKAHAFCPYSKAVQNNIDVAIKVVEYK; encoded by the coding sequence ATGACTGAATCAAAAATATTGTACCAAACAACAGCAATCAACACAGGCGGGCGTAATGGAGAAAGTCATTTACCAGATGGCTCTTTTTCGGTAAAAGTATCAACTCCAAAACAAATGGGTGGTCCTGGACAAGGCAGCAACCCAGAGCAATTATTTGCTTTAGGCTACAGTGCATGCTTCAATTCAGCACTAGAAATCATGGTCAAACAAGCTAAAATCGAGGCTGTATCGGAAGTTACGGCTGAGGTTTCTTTACATTCAGATCCAACTGATAATGGTGTTAAACTTTCTGTGGTACTTATTGTCGCAATTGAAGGACAAAGCCTTGAAGTTACAAAAGAATTAGCAGAAAAAGCACATGCATTCTGCCCATATTCTAAAGCTGTTCAAAACAATATCGATGTTGCAATAAAAGTTGTAGAATACAAATAA
- a CDS encoding Crp/Fnr family transcriptional regulator produces the protein MTTIQKKMTNLYELRYSPIFSEFTDPEFNLIRKNMCLRKYKKGQVLFDEGDVREKIFYLVNGLVRLEKYDESAFYTYTDYVKKETLFPYGGMFSDEMYHYSASAVTDIELYYIPTALFESLVAEKPKQIIYFYHKLSKILESHEKRVQYMVVSNASNRIIKTLNYLMQELGDYTNPTMVKIEYPITINEIANMSGCSRETVGNTIKKLKEMDKLAYDHKFFLFKDLIYFNSYTE, from the coding sequence ATGACAACTATTCAAAAAAAGATGACCAATTTATACGAACTTCGTTATAGTCCAATTTTTTCAGAATTTACTGATCCCGAATTTAATCTTATCCGCAAAAACATGTGTTTACGTAAGTATAAAAAAGGACAAGTTCTATTTGATGAAGGTGACGTTCGTGAGAAAATATTTTATTTAGTCAATGGATTAGTTAGACTCGAAAAATATGATGAGAGTGCTTTTTACACTTACACAGATTATGTGAAAAAAGAAACCTTATTTCCATATGGTGGCATGTTCTCCGATGAAATGTACCATTATTCTGCGAGTGCTGTTACAGATATTGAGTTGTACTATATTCCGACAGCTCTTTTTGAAAGTCTTGTAGCCGAAAAGCCGAAACAAATCATTTATTTCTATCATAAATTATCCAAAATTCTTGAAAGCCACGAAAAAAGGGTACAGTATATGGTCGTATCAAATGCGAGTAATCGTATTATTAAAACGTTGAATTATTTGATGCAAGAGCTAGGTGATTATACAAACCCTACCATGGTCAAAATCGAATATCCTATAACCATTAATGAAATAGCGAATATGAGCGGCTGCTCGAGAGAAACAGTGGGAAACACCATCAAAAAGTTGAAAGAAATGGATAAGTTAGCCTATGATCATAAGTTTTTCTTGTTTAAAGACCTCATTTATTTCAATTCTTATACAGAATGA
- the arcA gene encoding arginine deiminase — translation MTTPIHVMSEIGKLKTVLLKRPGKEVENLTPEIMERLLFDDIPHLSVIQKEHDAFAQALIDRGVEVLYLEKLSAEAIDAGNYKEKFVERILDESNLETKPVREGLKKYLLSFDTQEMVDVIMAGVRKKDVTIESNHLSDISEEEVYPFFMDPMPNLYFTRDPAAAMGDGLTINHMAFEARNRESLFMEVIMDHHPRFAGQDVSVWRDRNHTSRIEGGDELILNDKVLAIGISQRTSAKAIEDLAIELFDNNSNFEKVLAIKIPNVRAMMHLDTVFTMVDYDKFTIHPGIQKNNGEVDTYILEKGEKPGTVKITHRSDLQEILREALDVPKLTLIPCGGGDAIIAAREQWNDGSNTLAIAPGVVVTYDRNYVSNDLLRRHGIEVIEVASSELSRGRGGPRCMSMPLVREDLPAR, via the coding sequence ATGACAACACCCATTCATGTAATGTCTGAAATTGGAAAATTGAAGACTGTTTTATTGAAAAGACCAGGCAAAGAGGTAGAAAATTTAACCCCTGAAATTATGGAGCGCTTATTATTCGACGATATTCCTCACTTGTCAGTCATCCAAAAAGAACATGATGCATTCGCTCAAGCTTTGATCGATCGTGGAGTAGAAGTACTGTATTTGGAAAAATTATCTGCAGAAGCAATCGATGCAGGAAACTACAAAGAGAAGTTTGTTGAGCGTATTTTAGATGAATCAAATCTTGAAACAAAACCTGTTAGAGAAGGACTAAAAAAATACTTGTTAAGTTTTGATACACAGGAAATGGTGGATGTCATCATGGCTGGTGTACGTAAAAAAGATGTAACTATCGAGAGCAATCATTTGTCAGATATTTCAGAAGAAGAAGTGTACCCATTCTTTATGGATCCTATGCCAAATCTTTACTTTACAAGAGATCCAGCTGCAGCTATGGGAGATGGCTTGACTATCAACCATATGGCTTTTGAAGCTCGCAATAGAGAATCATTATTCATGGAAGTGATCATGGATCATCACCCAAGATTTGCCGGTCAAGACGTGAGTGTATGGCGTGACCGTAATCATACATCTCGGATCGAAGGCGGAGATGAATTGATTTTAAATGATAAAGTATTGGCTATTGGGATTTCACAGCGGACTTCGGCTAAAGCTATTGAAGATCTAGCAATTGAATTATTTGATAACAATTCTAATTTTGAAAAAGTTTTAGCAATAAAAATACCCAATGTTCGTGCTATGATGCATTTGGATACAGTGTTTACAATGGTTGATTACGATAAATTTACTATTCATCCAGGAATACAAAAAAACAATGGCGAAGTAGATACGTATATTTTAGAAAAAGGCGAAAAACCTGGAACGGTTAAGATAACTCATCGTTCTGATTTACAAGAAATATTACGTGAAGCATTGGATGTACCAAAACTAACATTGATTCCTTGTGGTGGCGGAGATGCGATCATTGCAGCTCGTGAACAATGGAATGACGGTTCTAACACATTAGCTATTGCACCAGGAGTAGTGGTCACTTATGACCGTAACTACGTTTCAAATGATCTGTTAAGAAGACATGGTATCGAAGTTATTGAAGTTGCTTCAAGTGAATTATCTAGAGGTCGTGGTGGTCCTCGTTGTATGAGTATGCCTTTAGTACGTGAAGATCTACCAGCAAGATAA
- a CDS encoding ROK family protein, which produces MMYGAIEAGGTKFVCAVSDEQLEIKERVSIPTTTPEETLKQVFDFFDQYTLNSIGIGSFGPIDVNEKSATYGYVTSTPKTAWKNFDFLGAVKQQYGVPVAWTTDVNAAAYGEYKKGSARGAESCLYLTIGTGIGGGAVVDGKVLSGFGHPEMGHLLVRMHPDDDFKGACPYHGNCLEGIAAGPAIEKRYGKKGTDLADDKKVWEIEAFYLAQALVNYTLILSPEKIILGGGVMKQTKLLSLIKQEFTKLMAGYVDTPSLDEYIVTPELEDNAGIMGCLLMASEEK; this is translated from the coding sequence ATGATGTATGGCGCAATTGAAGCAGGCGGAACAAAATTTGTTTGTGCAGTTAGTGATGAGCAATTAGAGATAAAAGAACGTGTAAGTATTCCTACCACTACACCTGAAGAAACGCTCAAACAGGTCTTTGATTTTTTTGATCAGTATACGTTAAATTCGATCGGGATAGGTTCGTTTGGTCCTATCGATGTAAATGAAAAATCAGCTACATATGGATATGTGACATCAACTCCCAAAACAGCATGGAAGAATTTCGATTTTTTAGGAGCGGTCAAACAGCAATATGGTGTTCCCGTAGCTTGGACGACAGATGTCAATGCAGCTGCATACGGTGAATACAAAAAGGGAAGTGCACGTGGGGCTGAGAGCTGCCTATACTTGACCATTGGAACAGGTATTGGAGGCGGAGCAGTTGTTGACGGCAAAGTATTGAGTGGTTTTGGCCATCCAGAGATGGGACATCTCTTAGTTAGAATGCATCCTGATGATGATTTTAAAGGTGCTTGCCCTTACCACGGGAATTGTTTAGAAGGTATTGCTGCAGGCCCAGCTATTGAAAAACGATATGGGAAAAAAGGAACTGATTTAGCAGATGATAAAAAAGTTTGGGAAATAGAGGCTTTTTATCTGGCGCAAGCTCTAGTGAATTATACTTTGATTCTCAGCCCAGAAAAAATCATTTTAGGCGGAGGCGTTATGAAGCAAACAAAACTGCTATCTTTGATCAAACAAGAATTCACTAAATTGATGGCAGGGTATGTCGATACTCCTTCTTTAGATGAGTACATCGTGACGCCTGAACTTGAAGATAATGCGGGGATCATGGGTTGTTTGCTGATGGCTAGTGAAGAAAAATAA
- the argF gene encoding ornithine carbamoyltransferase, with translation MTEQVFQGRSLLAEKDFTKEELMYLIDLSAHLKDLKKRGIPHHYLEGKNIALLFEKSSTRTRAAFTTAAIDLGAHPEYLGKNDIQLGKKESVEDTARVLGGMFDGIEFRGFKQSVVEQLAEFSGVPVWNGLTDEWHPTQMIADFLTVKENFGHVEGVTLAYVGDGRNNMANSLLVTGALLGVNVRIVSPESLFPTKETVDMAQAFAEKSGSKLMITKDVAEGVKDADVLYTDVWVSMGEEDKFAERIELLTPYQLNMDMVRATGKEDMIILHCLPAFHDATTDYGQDVKEKFNIEEMEITDEAFRSKHARQFDQAENRMHSIKAIMAATLGNLFIPKV, from the coding sequence ATGACAGAACAAGTATTCCAAGGACGTAGTTTATTAGCTGAAAAAGATTTTACAAAAGAAGAATTAATGTATTTGATCGATTTATCTGCACATTTAAAGGACTTGAAAAAAAGAGGAATCCCACATCATTATTTAGAAGGAAAAAACATTGCATTACTATTTGAGAAATCTTCAACTCGTACTCGCGCAGCGTTCACTACCGCAGCAATCGATTTAGGTGCACATCCTGAGTATCTTGGGAAAAATGATATCCAATTAGGTAAAAAAGAATCTGTTGAAGATACAGCACGTGTATTAGGAGGTATGTTCGACGGTATCGAATTTCGCGGTTTCAAACAAAGTGTAGTGGAACAATTAGCTGAGTTTTCTGGTGTTCCTGTATGGAATGGTTTGACTGATGAATGGCATCCAACACAAATGATTGCTGACTTTTTAACGGTTAAAGAAAACTTTGGTCACGTTGAGGGTGTTACTTTAGCTTATGTTGGAGATGGCCGCAATAATATGGCAAACAGTTTATTAGTTACTGGTGCACTTTTAGGTGTGAACGTTCGAATCGTCTCTCCTGAATCATTGTTCCCAACAAAAGAGACAGTAGACATGGCTCAAGCTTTTGCCGAAAAATCTGGTAGCAAACTAATGATCACAAAAGATGTTGCAGAAGGTGTTAAGGATGCAGATGTTTTATATACTGATGTCTGGGTATCAATGGGAGAAGAAGATAAGTTTGCAGAACGAATCGAATTATTGACTCCTTACCAACTAAATATGGATATGGTCCGTGCAACTGGCAAAGAAGATATGATCATTTTACATTGTCTTCCAGCTTTCCATGATGCAACTACAGATTATGGCCAAGACGTAAAAGAGAAATTCAATATTGAAGAAATGGAAATTACAGATGAAGCATTCAGAAGTAAGCATGCACGTCAATTTGATCAAGCTGAAAATCGCATGCATTCAATCAAAGCTATCATGGCTGCAACATTAGGTAACCTATTTATTCCTAAAGTTTAA